The following coding sequences lie in one Nycticebus coucang isolate mNycCou1 chromosome 18, mNycCou1.pri, whole genome shotgun sequence genomic window:
- the GJD3 gene encoding gap junction delta-3 protein translates to MGEWAFLGSLLDAVQLQSPLVGRLWLVVMLIFRILVLATVGGAVFEDEQEEFVCNTLQPGCRQTCYDRAFPVSHYRFWLFHILLLSAPPVLFVIYSMHQASKETGGAEAVCASGRPEGPCASCALRARRARRCYLLSVALRLGAELAFLGGQALLYGFRVAPHFACTGPPCPHTVDCFVSRPTEKTVFVVFYFAVGLLSALLSVAELGHLLWKSRPRAGERDNRCSRAHEEAQKLLPPPPPPLPSRRPGPDPYAPPAYAHRAPAGDGEGGNSRSKASLATGRQDLTI, encoded by the coding sequence ATGGGGGAGTGGGCGTTCCTGGGCTCGCTGCTGGACGCTGTGCAGCTACAGTCGCCGCTCGTGGGCCGCCTCTGGCTGGTGGTCATGCTGATCTTCCGCATCCTGGTGCTGGCCACCGTGGGCGGCGCCGTGTTTGAGGACGAACAGGAGGAGTTCGTGTGCAACACGCTGCAGCCGGGCTGCCGCCAGACTTGCTACGACCGCGCCTTCCCGGTCTCACACTACCGCTTCTGGCTCTTCCACATCCTGCTGCTCTCGGCGCCCCCTGTGCTGTTTGTCATCTACTCCATGCACCAGGCCAGCAAGGAGACCGGCGGCGCGGAGGCGGTGTGCGCCAGCGGGCGGCCCGAGGGCCCCTGCGCATCCTGCGCCCTGCGCGCCCGCCGCGCTCGGCGCTGCTACCTGCTGAGCGTGGCGCTGCGCCTGGGGGCCGAGCTGGCCTTCCTGGGCGGCCAGGCGCTGCTCTACGGCTTCCGCGTGGCCCCGCATTTCGCGTGCACCGGCCCGCCCTGCCCGCACACGGTTGACTGCTTCGTGAGCCGGCCCACGGAGAAGACCGTCTTCGTGGTCTTCTACTTCGCCGTGGGGCTGCTGTCGGCGCTGCTCAGCGTGGCCGAGCTTGGCCACCTGCTCTGGAAGAGCCGCCCGCGCGCGGGGGAACGCGACAATCGCTGCAGCCGCGCGCACGAGGAAGCGCAGAAGCtgctcccgccgccgccgccgcccttGCCCTCCAGGCGCCCGGGGCCAGACCCCTACGCCCCGCCCGCCTATGCGCATCGGGCGCCCGCCGGCGACGGCGAGGGCGGCAACAGCCGCAGCAAGGCGTCACTGGCTACTGGCCGCCAGGATCTGACCATCTAG